ataatcaTTGAAGGAAAACGGCTacatgtcgctttcactcagtctgtgcACAGTTCTctcagccaatcagattccagcatcttctgtcttcggtcggtgtggcagtatgttcctccatttctggtaatgtcaaacagacagattcatgcgtcttctgttctttaccgaaagaggaaatactttgtctggaagttgcctTGTGCTCAGCGGCTgccttgtacgttttgtcgagacagctcatcAGCTTCttgccgaagttgtctacgtggatcttctggatccttctttgctcagctgcGTTTTATCACTCaactgcagcgttttgaaatacgcaggctgagtggtcttggccttgtttgacttgggctttgtcttccatatagggcttgggccttatgatctttatgtcttataacaattataaactcaacattgaacaaacacattagtataaataaatcaaagcatttaaacttagtgtgttgtagaatatttaattgtacttaaataattttgtcaaatcaaaatcctgtggaaaggtgtttcaacactaagCAGCTCTAAAAGTTGCCACTCTAATTCCACTAATCATTatcttatatataatttattttaattgtaaatagggtaaatttcaaaaaaaaaaaatcatgtggtTTCACCTATTTCcgaaaaacccctgtggtttgttattacaaaaaaaatgacTGTGTTATATGCTGTTACcccgaaaaacaaaaaatggcttaacaccgttaaaaagctGACGTGCCAGAGTGGGAAAATTGGAAAAAcgaatgtttttttatttttttttctctctctccaccacctccttcttccttcttcttcttttttttcttctattttttttaaaattccgATActccggaaatctggaaatttccagatttctggaatctaaacttaaaaagaagaagaagaagaagagaggagagaaagaagaagaaagaaaaaaataggttttcccgttttaccccttgccacatcatcaaaactaacggtgttaagccattttccgtttttcgagtaacggcgtataacacagtcattttttttgtaataacaaaccacatgggttttttcgGAAATAggtgaaaccacatgagtttttttagaatttacccttGTAAATATTGCTAtaaatgagtttattggggattctATAAAATATGACAGTGGATAGGGTAGAGTGGAGAGAGAGATTTATGctgctgacacgacttgattttacGGTTCTATATGACGATTCATGTTAAGCGAtccccgaatcatttcaggattattgttgttgttaatATTGGCATACAATTCCACCAATAATAGgcaactaatttttttattaaaaaaagaaaaattaaagtttaaaaACGAGTGTAAAAAATTGGCAACATTGCCATAATCATTTTTTCTCTTAAACCTTAATCTATTTTTAAAGTAAACATGATCTCCAATGATATTCTTAAACCTTACTCTATTTTTAGAGTAAGGCTTTTGATACTCTATATATGAAGTATCAAAATATGTTACTCTATTTTTAGCATAAAAGTTAAttattgtttaaaaataaaaatatcatttaatataataaatgatatgtaaaattaattaataataataaaatattatttattaatataaatatttttttaaacttatAAATGAAGTAGATGGTTGGAAAAGTGTTACTGTATTAATTCCATAATCAAAGATGATTAGACAAGGCCTTAGCATTTGAggttttcttttaaaaagttgtCAAAAGTGATCTGGATGAGTGAGACAATaaaatatattgaaaataattaTAACAATGTTGCCATTTTTTACACTCCTTTTGCaaccttattttttcttctttttttaatataaaaaaattggttGCCTACTATTGGTGGGATTTTACGACAATATTTacgattaaaataaattatatataaaataataatttgtgaGATCATATTGACAACTTGTAGAGTTGCTTAGCATTTGAGCTTTTcttttcaaaaattatcaaaagtGATGTTGATGAAGGAgacaatataataatatattttgagataatatgttaaattttgaCAACTTTGAACAGTACTTGCATTAGAGATGCTCTAATGTAGTGAAATTGTGTAAATTGATCTTattacattatattttttttttcaattaagctAATATCTATATTTGACTAAGCACGTCATAAACTTTGAGCCCTTATAATTTTGAGGCTTTATGCGGAATGACTCCTTGCACATCCTCATAACccactttggacaaaattactcCTAGTTCTATTTGATcgatttttcttcttcttcgtttcttcttcttcttcgtttcaacttcttcttcggtccatcttcttcaatttctgataccaatcgttagcgatttttgataTTATTAACGTATTATGTCTAACTTTCCATAGAAAtgatatgtttttagcttatatgcttgcctctttcttcattttCCACCATTATCCTCAATTGTTGTcgtatttgtgacgaaatttatcgtattttgtcacaaatgcgataacaatcgtcgcattgcatcacaaatgcgacaactcttgtcgcatttgtgacgaaatcgTACAAATGCGACATCACAtagatttttttctttctcattttttagtTTTCCATCATAATTCTCTTTTGCAGACACTAATCCTTCAAAAGTTGAACGAAACATAATCTCTTCTCTTtataaaccaccgtcttttcGTCGGTTTGGGATGGCGAAGAAGACGTGGAAAGTCtgaggaagaaggtgaattgaaataagaGTATTTTTTATCCAAAGTGGATAAAATTGTCTAATTTAATGAGATAGAAGCAAagtgagttaaatatgtaagtGGATCCTCTTAGTTGGACTAGATTTATAATTAGCCACTGGTTTAAACAActaattttattgaaattatTTAGAGGAAATTACATAACATCATGTTTGATATTAATTCTATAATTTATGTAAACTTTTTTTATTGTatcattatataattttttttaattattttatcataaattctaatatttattttagagtTATTCTCATTTCctctttatagttttttttttccattatcTTAAATGGATTAGCTTATGGGTTTTACACATTTAATGGGTTTTTTTCATGAAAACACATTTAATTAGGATATTGGTTTAtacaaaagtaaaattaaaagCATAAAGTTATAATTCTATTAGTTAaatctatttttttcttttttataagaaaaatcTAATATTAGtcttttttatgaaaaaaatctaatattagttttttttatgaaaaaaaatctaatattaGTTAAATCTAAAGAAAAGCGGTACATGTTAAAAGAAGAAAATAGATAAGATATAAAAATACCTCTATCGTTTATATCCAGAAACAATTTTACCCTCaacgtttaaaatagtgcaatttatTCCTAATGTTaacaaatttggtcaatttcacatattattataaaacacagatattttattCGTTATTCTATACCAATTACATATCAGTTcgttaaaaaaatcataataataataaaatattagtaAAAGAAACTCTTTtgtatattaatataatatacaaACCTAAATAATGTTAATAACAAAGTGAATATAGAATTTGGAGTGTTTgacataaaagaaataaataacacCTCTTTGatacatttgtattttttttttttttttttttttttttttttttttttgaagaatttgtattttttcttaataaataaatatgagtTTCATGGGTTTCAGAATAAATCAAAGGCTATAAAATCCTAAGTTTGTTAGAAATCTGTTAACTTAGATGTATATAAAGACCAGGCAGTGTCATTTTGCTTTCGGTCGAGTTATGAATCGTCCACTTGCCTTGTCACCCGATTGAATTCGACGGAGTTACACCGGATCTTTGCTGGCACCATCCGATATGGTTCCTCCCACCCTCAAAAGACCCTCACCCGCATCCACGTTCAGTTGTCATTTCCAAGATTGTTCCAGATCGGCTCATTTGCAACCAATTCCTTCAATCGGCTCAAGAGGCAGAGGCAAAGGCAAAAACTTAACCCTCCGCACAGGAGGGAGCTGCCGGAGGAACTTTCTAGAAACGTGGTGGTTCTGACGTGCAAGTCAACTGCTAAGGGTGGGTCGTGCGATGTGTATTTGATTGGCACCCGTCATGGTTCGCAGGTGAATTGATCTTTCTTTTTTGAATGCTGAGAAAACCAAAGGAAGTATGGTGTATAATATCAATATGTAATCCAGGAAATGATTGTTAAATTCCCAATACTTGTAGTCGAGTAGGGTTAAATTGGTATAATCTAATACAATTCTTGAAACCTCAGGTGAATTCCTTTTGAAACCTTAGCTGTAATATAATTGATTTGTGAGGTAGCTACCTACTAAGTATTTTCTTTCTACTTATCTCTTGGCTATAGGTTGTCTTTCTTGAGTTATGTGATGGGCGGAAGGTTAAATTTCTTACTTCTCAAAATTTAAAGGTCTGTATCATTTCTtacttttttgtttgtttctgtACTAACATGCATAAATTTTGAAGAACCTTTAGACTTACTCGCTGTCAAGTAATGTAGTCATTTAATCATTGTACTGCGACTCACCTTTTAGGTCTGGCGAAACGTCCAAAAACAACCAAGATATTTTTTAACTTTACTTTCAGGTTTTCACTTTCTTATATGTGCAATTTTAATTGAGCAGGTGCCGACTATGGGAGACATGGTTATCTTTATTGCCATTTCGGTTTTTTCTTACATATCATTATTTGTATTAGTCATTGAAACTAGCATTTAATACATTTGATATATTCTGAAAGTATCTAATGCATGATATTTGACATTTATAGGATGTTAAGAAGTTTAGGCATTCTGAATTTCGTGTGGCTTTTGAAGAAGCAAGTGCATATGGTGGCAAAGTTGTCTTAGGTGATCGGCATATCAAGGTAAGATGCTATTGTTGATTTTTAGCTAGAACTGCCTTCTTCTATACATTAGATAAATTGTCTATACTTTTATCAAGACTTTAAGTTATTATCAAAAAGGTTCAGGCATCATTAAGTTTGTCAATCTTTGCTTGAAGAAATTTGTTTCAACTGTGAAGTTTGAGCTCTATGAAAGTGCAGTTTGAGCTCAAGTTTACTCAAAATGAAGCAGTCGGATCATGAACACCTAAACACTTTTATCAGCTTAACTCGTTAAAAACTCCTATAAAAAATGTTCATTATATTGCTATCCATGTTCCATCTCTTTGAGAGAGAACTGAATACAACCTCCATGAAGGTTGATCATGAGATTGTAATGGAAAAATTGGTTAAATACTATGTGGAAGCAACAATCACTACTATCCTGAAAAGATTTGAgttgaagaaaaacatgaaaaggggGGATGGAAATAAGAAAAGAATAATACTGTCCTAATCTAGGGTTAAGGTTGAGTACCCTGTATTTATGAATTTCTTTCACCATTTATTAGTAGCAGCTATGGTGCTGGAAATTATCACTAAGATGTGATAGATAAATCGTTTTATATTTAGTTCTCACATTTTTATGAATttgattaatttaataaaagaaatttaattgGTGTTGACTGAAACAGATTACACTTGTGAGGGCATGGGCGAGAATGCATCTTTGGCTTAAGTTAAAGGCCATCTACCTTGCATTTTTTCAAGCGACGGAGCCTTTTTTGCACAAGTGCACACGCGAGATCATTGTGCATGAGCGTGACCAGTCAGTATTGCTTTGCCGAGATTTTCATTTGTTATTAGTGTTTCgttcaaatataactttttgtTCTGCAACTTGCCATCTCTTTTCTTTTGGATCTGAAAAATAAGGTATAGGAATGAGGCAATGAGAAGTAGGCTGCTAGATTTGCCATTAATTATAGTGCGTGCTTTGCCTATTTGTTTCGTTTGTGATTTGTGTTTAGTTCAAATATAGTTGTGTAACTTCCTACCTCTCACAAATTAGATCTGACAAGTGAGATATGATGACTGAGCAGGAGGCTATGAGAGTACTTTTTCCGTCCAATCCTGCATAAGTTTATAGCATGCAAGACATAATGacatttgataaaaaaaaccctCTGTATTTTGGTGTCCGTGAAGGAGCTTGTGCTGTTCCAGATTACTTGTGGTAGTTAAATCAATGAAGATGATTTAGTAGTTATGTTGGCTTCAAATAGTAAGCAGAGAAATGGAGTTATTACGCATGACACTTCATTGCATGAAACAAACACAGGGGTTTTCTGGTGATATACCGAATGGGGGTTGTACCCCACTcaaaattgcaaatcatatttTTGTTGTAGTTTGCAACTTTTTAACTGCAACAATCCTACTAAACCCATTTCAAACTCCACACATGCCCAGTCAATAAGCTTTAGCTGATGTGTCAAACTTTGCTTGCTTTCCTTTCTATTCTCCTTTTGGCAAAACACATCATTCGActcttgatctatccaaaattagtatgtttggcccctgacctattatttggtcacatttggccgcTTTCCTATGCGAATTAGTAAAATTAAACCCAAAATGGATAGAAAGTTAACTAAAGCTGATTCTGTTAGCACATAGACAATTTTGTGTCATTAGTAAAAATTCAAAAAGCTAGTCGAGTCTATAACAATATTTTCCATCCCAACCTTCATCTTCTGCGATTCCTTCAGCACAATTCCTCCGTGCCGCCCCTGACGTTTCTCTGCCACAATTCCTTCGTTCCCATTGTTCCCGTAATGAACATCATCTTAATTTCCAGTGCTTCATTCAAATTGGAGGGAAAGTAATTGGACAGACCTATGTTTGGAATAGCTTCGTGCCACCGGTGAATAAGGAGCAGGATAGTGTCGGTATCGCTTCTCCATGAAAACGTATAAAGAGAAGGAACTAGTGATCTGAAAGAAAATGTTTTTAATTGATGATTAGGAAATCCAACTTGTAATTGTATTCAATGAATAATCTGTCACGTATCAGCGTAGACATAAAAAGTAGAAGGACTAAAAATGATATTATTCTATGAGTTAGTTAAATCTGTTATTGGTTATCTATTTGTTACCCTTGCTGTTTTAATTATGGTATTTCCCTTGTCCTTTTCTAGTTTGTTAGGAGATTGTTATTCCAGCTAAGGAATGTAAAGGTACAATAGTACTGGCCATGCTGAGTCACTGTACTATGCTGAGTCACCGTACTAATCCTTATCCTATTTAGGTCATGCATCTGTACTGGGTAATTATCAATGAAAAATATCAATCTTCACTTCCTTCTCTCTTCCGACTATTCTCTCTTCTAATTTCTGTCTATTTTCTATAATTCTGATCTCTATTCTTCCTAAATCTCCTGAATTCTATCTGTATGTctgacattggtatcagagacacCGTCCTCCGGCCGTTTTATGCATGATAAATACCTCCCACCAGAAAACAAGAGCAGCCAAACGCCGCCGCGCCATGGATGCCCTAGAACAAAAACTTCAAGAACTCACCACACAGTTTCACTCTAGATCTGAGGCAACTGCTGAGCGTTTAGACAGACTGCAAGCCCAGCTTCATGATATCATCTCCGATCAGTTCCAGTTTCGCAAAGAACAGATAGCTGCTCACCAGAACCTTGAGGACTTGCTCCACAACTCGGTTGAAAAACTCACCAAACTCATTCAATCAAATCTAGATCTGAAACAGCCCTCCTCTCATTCTGTTATTACATATCCTCCTGAAAAAGGCATTTTGGGAAGCATTCCTATGACTTACCAGACAGGGGAACAATCATCACACAAATTACCTTATTTCCAGAAACTACTTCCTAAATGTGAGCTTCCTTCCTTCAATGGTATGGAGGTTGAAATATGGATAAGCAAATGCTCTAAATACTTCCAGTTGTTCGATGTGGCAGAAGAGAAGAAGGTAGAGTTAGCAGGACTGTTTATGCAAGGTAAGGCTGAGAAATGGTTTAAGAACTGGATTCCAATACATCCAGGGGCTAGTTGGTCAGTGTTCATTGATGAAGTGGGAAAAAGATTCCAGGAAACAGAAATCACTGAAGTGGTGGAGCAACTGTCACAGCTGAGACAACTTTCTTCTGTGGCTGCCTACCAGGACCAgtttgaggaagttaagttgAAGATGGAGAAGGAGCATCCTGAACTCACTGAAGCATACTACACTAAGAGCTTCATAGCTGGGCTCAAACCCGAGATTCGTGCAGCAGTCAGAACTCATGAACTCAAGGAAGTTTATGGAGCGATAAAGCAAGCTAAGTACCAAGAAACCTATCTAAGAGAAATGTTAGAGATGGTTAAACCAAAACCGACCTTTCGTTCACCTCTTTCTCAAAAACCTTGGCAGCCTTCCACTATCACTACTAAGCCTCCTGTATCAACCCAGAACACATCCTATCCTAAGCCACAAGACCTCAAGCCAAATACCTTCCCTATTACTAAGAGAGTTCCGGGGGCTTGCTGGAAATGTGGGGAGAGATATTTCCCTGGGCACCAGTGCACCACAAAGAAACTTTTAGCCATTTTTGCAGACGAGGATGCAAATGCTGAAGAGGCTGAGTTAGGGTTGGACACAGAGGAAATTACAGAAGAAGCAGCAGATGAGGTGGAGCAAATGCTGGTTTCCTTGAATGCTCTGGATGGAGAGCTCACCAACACTACCCTTAAACTAAAAGGTACCCTAAATAAAAGACCTATAATGATCTTGATTGATAGTGGGAGTACCCACAGTTTTGTGGATACTAAAGTAGCTAAAGAGGCAAAGTTACCCCTAGTGGCAGTAAAACCTGTAGCTGTGACTGTAGCTGATGGCAGACAGCTAACTGTCACCTCTAAATGCAATGACTGCAACTGGTCAATGCAGAACAACAGATTTACTTTTACCTTGAGGGTTATAGAGTTGGGTGATTATGATATTATTTTAGGCTCGGATTGGATGAGGGGACACACTCCCGTCACTTTTGACTTTGATAAAAATAGGCTGTTAGTTTGCAAGGATGGAAGGCAGATCGAATTAAAAGGGGTCAGTGATGAAATAAGCCTGAAGCTTATGACAATTAAGTCTGTGAACAAGCTAGTGTCCAAGGGGTGGAAAGGGGTTACTAGTAAATTATTCCTCATGATCATGCACACACCAGCAGAGACTCCTAACCTAAACACCACAACCTCAATTGATCCTACACCAACAGACCCCATACAACTACTCCTATCACAAAACAACCACTTATTTCAACAGCCTACAACCTTACCACCTACACGCACCCATGATCACTCTATACCCTTAAAACAAAACTCAGAGCCAGTAAATCTCAGACCTTACCGTTACTCTCATCACCAAAAAAACGAGATAGAAAGGTTGGTGGAAGAAATGTTGGAAGGAGGCCTCATTCGAGCCAGTACTAGCCCTTATGCCTCACCAGTGCTGTTGGTTAAAAAGAAGGACGGATCCTGGAGATTCTGTGTGGACTTCAGAGAGCTTAACAAGGCCACCATTAAAGACAAATTTCCTATACCCATCATTCAGGAGCTCATTGATGAACTCCATGGTGCCACAAAATTTTCTAAGCTTGATT
The window above is part of the Euphorbia lathyris chromosome 3, ddEupLath1.1, whole genome shotgun sequence genome. Proteins encoded here:
- the LOC136222820 gene encoding uncharacterized protein is translated as MAKKTWKKSVNLDVYKDQAVSFCFRSSYESSTCLVTRLNSTELHRIFAGTIRYGSSHPQKTLTRIHVQLSFPRLFQIGSFATNSFNRLKRQRQRQKLNPPHRRELPEELSRNVVVLTCKSTAKGGSCDVYLIGTRHGSQVVFLELCDGRKVKFLTSQNLKDVKKFRHSEFRVAFEEASAYGGKVVLGDRHIKITLVRAWARMHLWLKLKAIYLAFFQATEPFLHKCTREIIVHERDQILSFNLLKVARQHSSVVAVVGKGHLPGIKKYWKQPIEAKQLRELHEMPSGLEGAASPMVLLAVAKLLCVTVAATTTIVSCIYFICKK